Part of the Carnobacterium pleistocenium FTR1 genome is shown below.
GAATAATGCATCCCAATCCTTTTTTTGCTTTTCAACTAATTATACGTCTAATAGTTCTTTTTCTTTAGTAGCAGCTATCACGTCAAGATTTTTAACACTCTCATTTGTGATTTTTTGAATATCTTCTTCAAAAGTACGTAAGTCATCTTGAGTGATTTCATTATTTTTTTCAGCCTTTTTCAATTCATCAATTGCTTCACGACGAATGTTACGAACTGAAACTTTAGCATTTTCAGCTTCCTTACCCACTTTTTTTGCTAATTCTTTACGGCGATCTTCAGTTAATTGTGGAATCACTAAGCGAATGACATTTCCATCATTTGTTGGACTGATTCCAATATCACTTTGCATAACTGACTTTTCAATATCAGAAATAGATGTTTTATCAAAAGGTGTGATCATTAGAACGCGAGGCTCGGGTACTGAAATTTGAGCCAATTGTTTTAACGGTGTAGGTGCTCCGTAATAGACTACACTAATTCTGTCTAATAGACTAGCATTTGCGCGTCCAGCACGAATCATTCCTAGTTCACGTTGTAAAGCATTTTCCGTTTTGACCATTTTTTCTTTAGTGGTTTGTAAAATTGCATTTGTCATAATTATTTCCCCCTAACAGTTGTTCCAATAGTTTCACCTAGTGCAACACGTTTAATATTTCCTGTTTCATTTAAATTAAAGACAACCAATGGAATATTATTATCCATGCTCAGAGAACTTGCTGTCGTATCCATCACTTGCAAACCTTTATTAATGATTTCTAAATGTGTCAATTCTTCAAATTTGGTTGCTGTTTTATCTAATTTTGGATCTGCTGAGTAAATACCGTCAACATTGTTTTTAGCCATTAATATCACATCGGCCTCAATTTCAGCTGCTCTTAAAGCAGAAGTTGTATCTGTTGAGAAATATGGATTTCCAGTTCCACCAGCGAAGATGACTACTCTTCCTTTTTCTAAATGACGTACTGCTTTTCTACGAATATACGGCTCAGCAATCTGACGCATTTCGATTGCAGTTTGTACTCGCGTTGGTACTCCTTCATTTTCAAGGCAATCTTGTAGTGCTAAAGCATTGATTACTGTAGCAAGCATTCCCATGTAGTCTGCTTGTGCTCGTTCCATTCCCATTTCAGAACCAACTTGGCCACGCCAAATATTTCCGCCACCAACAACAATGGCAATTTCTACACCTAATTCTTTTACTTCTTTAATTTCTTTACAAATTTCTTTTATCGTTGGTGGTTCTATTCCAAATCCAGTATTCCCTGCTAAGGCTTCCCCACTTAATTTTAAAACGATACGTTTATACTTTGGTTCAATCATTTAAGTTTTCCCTCCATTGGCTCATTCACTTTTATTATTTTACCATACTCTGATGAAAAATTCATTAAAAGATAGAGCGTGTACTGGTTCTATTTATTAAGATTGCTAGGCAAAATTCTTTCTTAAATATGCCTCTGTCCCATATTTTAATTAACTTTCAGTAGTACCCAATTCAAATAAAAAACACTATAAAAAAGGAACGCAACAATTGCGTTCCTTTTCTAAATAAGATTTCTATTTTTTAACTTGATTCATAACTTCTTCAGCAAAGTTTTCTTCACGTTTTTCAATTCCTTCGCCAACTTCAAAACGTAC
Proteins encoded:
- the pyrH gene encoding UMP kinase, whose product is MIEPKYKRIVLKLSGEALAGNTGFGIEPPTIKEICKEIKEVKELGVEIAIVVGGGNIWRGQVGSEMGMERAQADYMGMLATVINALALQDCLENEGVPTRVQTAIEMRQIAEPYIRRKAVRHLEKGRVVIFAGGTGNPYFSTDTTSALRAAEIEADVILMAKNNVDGIYSADPKLDKTATKFEELTHLEIINKGLQVMDTTASSLSMDNNIPLVVFNLNETGNIKRVALGETIGTTVRGK
- the frr gene encoding ribosome recycling factor: MTNAILQTTKEKMVKTENALQRELGMIRAGRANASLLDRISVVYYGAPTPLKQLAQISVPEPRVLMITPFDKTSISDIEKSVMQSDIGISPTNDGNVIRLVIPQLTEDRRKELAKKVGKEAENAKVSVRNIRREAIDELKKAEKNNEITQDDLRTFEEDIQKITNESVKNLDVIAATKEKELLDV